The stretch of DNA ATTATGACTTGCATGTATCTGTCATGGGCAGTTGGCAGGACCTACTAACCATTAGGATTAGGGTTAGAGATTGTATTAGATATCTTGCTTAGGAGTCAAGCTAATAAATTTATATTCCTCTTGCATGCCTTTGAGATACATCTTCTGTCTTTATATTGAGAGGCTTACTTGACATGACCCTGAGCAATATATCTAATCCTATctctaaccctaaccctaaaggATCTGGCCCAATAGGCTCTCAGTCCAGCCGACTGCTCATGATAGTATGTATCACTAGTGGTAATGGTTAAATATTAGGTGACAAAAATGAATAAAGTACCTGATCCATAACATAAGCCATTGCCAAAGTTCGAGAAATCATAAAAGCGGTATTCTTCCATTCATTTACAAGCTGAGAATAATTATTTGACTGATCACCAGAAGTTTGAACATCCCATGCTTTAAATTTAGTATGTGCAGTTATCTCAGATGACTTGTCCATGAATGCACTTGATGGTAACTGAATATCAGCAGTATGAGGATTAATGGCACGGCCACCATGTAGTTCTGGAAGCTCTGCAACAAGGAAGCCAACAACAAAGGGATGTTTCACCATCGGAAGAACTATAGCTCCAAATTCTGTTATGACTTCCATCTGCAGTATATGTGTGACACAATTACGATGAAAATATGATGAGTAGAAGCAGCACAGAACAACTCTTCTTGGTCTTTAGGGCACCTACTAACCATGGTTTCCATAACTGGATGGGtaagcaaaccagcctcacggtAGGTTCATAGGGTCAATTGTTGGTTTAGGGGAATGATCAGTGTGGATCATCAAAGCTAGAAAAATCTGATTTTTGtgaaattaattaaaaaaggcAATAATTAGTGACATACTATGAAAGGTATTATAGAGGAAAATAGCCAGAACCCAAAGTTCCTATTTTATTCACTTACCAACATATGTCACTTTTTGGTTAATTAAACCCCGAAGAGTGATTTTATTGTACCAAACTCCACATTGAACATTTTTCTTATTTGCTCGTCACTTCATTGTTACTCTATATCAATAGGTTAAAAACAGAATTCTAAGCATCCGATCTCATGGCACTCTTAAGCATAGGATCCTAAGCAATGCCTAAGAAATTAATGTGGTTGGCGAGGGTTTTACACGATGATACAAAGTTTTAATGAAATAAAATGAGATTGCATAGTACAAGAAACAGTCCGTAGTTCAATTGGAAGAAACAAAAATTGGTGCCTACTCTGGAATTGTCCAACAAAAATATGCGCATCTGAACATTACAAATCAGTCCAAACTTGGTTGATCTGGCCGGTTTTAAACTGGACCACACTAAGCCAAGACTTATTGAAATGGAAGGCAAGTAAAAAATAATACTTAATGATACCACAAGATGTTATGCTacataaaaataataataaataaTTTTTTTATGAACCACCAGCTGGAACAATGAATACACTGTTCAATTTTTCACAACTTGGATATAAGAGATTAGGTTCAAAGGAGAGCGAGTATAAATGGTTTGATTGGGGTTTTGGACCCATTGCCTGTCCACTAAAGTGAAACATCAACATCTCAAACCAGAGCTGTGCTGCTGTGAGTCTCAATTACAAGTAGTTGAACCAGCAATCTGGTGATGTAGTAAAAACTATGATACTATTACAGGAAAGACAATGGACCAATTACCTGTTGTTTTACTAGAGAAGCTTCTGCCGCTCTTAGTCCAGCTGATATAGAAAAATTACCAACTAGGACAACGGTATCTCTTTCAGGAACATTATTAATTCCAGGATATAAAGCAACTCGGCGTAGTTCCAGCTGATCCATAATATAACTGCCAGCAGGTCTCACATATACCTTTATAATACATGATGGCAGAGataagtattaattatttttttagaaaaaggaATAGTCAAATGTCAAAAATAGACCGACGTAGCCAAAGGTGACATTTTTCAGAATCAACTGGAAATTAACAATTTCAGTTATGGTTTGGCCTATTAATCCAAACAATTCAATCAGCAGTTCAAAATCAAATTTGGCGTTCATTACAGGTCGTTCATTAAATATGCTCCAGTAGTTGGCAGCCAATGTGTGTAAACTGCACGCATATCTTTTGAATTACGAGTTAAATTGCGCACAAGTCGGGGCTTACAGAGAGTACGGCATCGCGTGACACGACCACTCGGAACATCTCGAGCTGCTCCGCACAGAGCCGTCGGAAGTCCGCGCTCGGTTCCGCCAggccgccgtcctcgccgcgCGGCACCTCCCCCGTCTCCCCGAGCCGCATGCGCCTGAACCGCACGGGCGACGCGTTCGAAGCCCGGCGGATGGCAGccgccactgccgccgccgacgcgggGCCAAGGTTCTCATCCTCCTCGCCGCCCTTCCCATCCCCTGGCACTTCCTCCTCCGCCGGTGACGCGACGTGCCGTAGAGACGAGTGGGCGCAGGCGCGGCGAGATAGCAGCCCGCGTGGAAGGGCGATGAGGGTCGGGCTGGAAACGGACGGTTTGGGTTGGCGGGAAGCCGGGGAGCACGGGCGGTGAAGGTGGAGGGGGGCGTTAAGGATCATGGtcagccggccggccggcggcggtttGGAGGGAGCGCCACTGCTGAAGCTGGCTTCGGCTCCCAGCTTGGCTGTAGTGTGGCTGACTGGCTGTGGGGAGTCTTGTGGTCTTTGCGGACACACGCCGGCGGGGCATTATCCTTCCGCTCAGAATAATAAATGGTAGCCCCTGTTGTAGAACTAAAATTGTATCATTACATTTCTTACTTTTCTTTTGTTAGCCAACTAATTTCTCATATGTATATTTAATAAAAATGATGGTAAATATTAGGTTTGTTTCTTCGGGGTGCAATATACCAAGTTTATGATGGGAAAAATTTATTTTACTATCCTCACCAATTCATTTTATTTACTTGCGAACTGAGCACAACTCAACTGGTAAGCTTTCTTATGGTGGAATCTGCCCACCTGGATTTAAGTTCCCGACTCAGCATGGGTGCTCgtatttttctagatttattgtAGAATTTAACCAGCACTGTTCCTAGGTGATATGACCGTCGATAGCGAGGCGCCTGTGGTGGCTTTGTCAATCTCGAGAATCTGCCGGCTCAGTCTTTCGGATGGATGTGCCGGCTCATCTCTCGGATGTGCTTATAGAAGTAGGGTTGCGTGTATGTATTCACAGGGGTGAGAGTGCATACGTATTAACATCGGTTCCATGTTTTGCAAAAAAACACTTTAATTACTTAACTTCCGGAATAAAATTTATACTCAATTTACTTTCTTAAACTATTTCAATTGGTTCTATGTACATCTTAATTAATTTTATCTTTTTTATTCTTCTTGTACAAGTTGAGTTTTAATTCTGTTGGATATGGTTGGAACAACATGCTTGCAAGACTGCAGGGAGTAGGAGGAAATACATGATCCTATGCCATCACAAGAGATCTCCAAAGCAAAATTTAGGCAAAAAGTGATAAGTGACCTTGCAATCCCATAACAAGAAGTCACTTCTCGTTCAAAGAGTAACATGGTGTTAGATATGATATTTGTCTGTTCCAGACCTGAGAAAAATCTCGGGACGTGCCAACAAAAAGTTCGAAATATTTGGAGCCAACGTTCGCCCACGAAAGGTATCGGGTCAAAAGTTTCAGGCCATTATTGGACTTGACTCGGACCCGGGTCAGGTTGCCAACTATATTTATgtatataaaattaattgcaatAAATAACTGGGCCAGGTCAAGCCCGTCCAATCTTTTTCGAGCTGAAAAAAAACAGGCGCCACACTAGTCCTATCGGAGAGACGGGTCGGGCTTAGGTTCTATTTGAAGGACTAAATTTTAAACGTAAAATTCAGTCTATTATGTAATTTTAAATAGGTCGACTAAACTTTGGAGTAAAGATCAGTTTCATCCCAATTAAAATTTAGTCTATTAGTCCATAAAATCTACTTAAAGTTTAGTTTCACCCATTTATATGTTTCAAATTAGTTTCGAGCTAAAGTTTAGATTATGGATCCAAATAGGTATGGGCTAAATTTTAGTTACCTAATGTTTAGTTATCTAAAGTTTATTACAGACTGAATTTTAATCCAtagactaaactttagtcataGATGGACCTAATATTTAGTCACCTAAAATTTAGTCCTAGGTATGCCAAATGGGATCTTAGCCTGGCAGCTCGGACCACATTGGACCGAGTCTCATTTGCTCAGGTTTAGTTTGTCATATGGTTAAATCTGTTGGTGTTTCAATTTGTTACAAAACTTCTTTTTCATCATCGTATTTGCAAATTTTCTTGCTCCTACCGTAGGACCAAATTTCTTAGTTAATTAGTTAGAGAAACTGGTTCTCACAGCTAAAAATACGATTTTTACGGGCGGGTAACAcgtccgcccctaaaaataattTCTAGGGATGGGTCACACCCGCCTCTACAAATtttcagaaaataaaaaaagaaaataattaaaaaaataaaagaaaaaatattGCAGCCTACCAGCCACCACCACAAGCCCATGTACTAATCGAACTATATTTTTTTGAtaaaatatgcacacttgcatCACCCGGGGTTCGAACCGCATACCTCAAGTCTCACGCGTACCTTCCTTTGTGACTCTATGgggtatgctattcttttatattaactctgaaattAATTGTAGGGGCGGATGACGCCATCATCGGTCCCTAGAAATCCGTTTCTAGGGAcgggtgacgccaccacccgcccctaaaaatattttccaattttattccgaaaattcatttaaatctttccatatagcaaaacaaatcaagaaaaagtgaaacttctacactatggttaGATAAAAAAATATGAAGCTAAAAATAACCTTTTGAGATAGTATATAGTCATAGCATTCATAATATTTTTTTGGACTATTAAATAACTTTAAatgaaaaagttatcaactataaaGTTTTTAAATCTCAtcattctctacaattttgatataaagtttgacttcaacCAAGATCGtatgaaaaagttatgaattttttttgTGTAGAACCTTTTTAGGGGGTGGGTCGTACCATCACCTGCCCCTAAAATTATATTTCTAATAGCGAGtcggatgctacagtaaccacaTTCTATTTGTAGGATATTTGCAGAAACGGGTTACTTTTTGACCTAACAAAAAGGACGTCCCTACAAATTATTTTTTAGTAGTGTATTGATTAAATAAGGAATTAGATCACGGCGTACATACTGAGCATTGTAGATGAAGGTACCTTGGCTAGTGCAGATGGGTTCATGTTGATGGATCACATAAGCCAGGAACGAAGATGACGGTATTTTGTGATAGTCAATGTATAGTAGGAAGATATATAATGGTGAAGAACTTGAACCTCGCGTGCAGAGAGCTTACTAAAAACCTTATTTACCTCTTTAATTTCAGTGTATGATTACAAACACAAAGGATTCCGGGAACATGCTCTCCTGTTATCCATGCATGTTGAGGAAAAACGATTAGATGACCATTTGCCGATGGCTGTTAACTCACACATATAGGAGCCATATGATCTCACATCACGATCATGATCTAAACTGATTCAATTGCCATTTCTCACATACTTGTAGGCTAAGTAAGAAAAATTAAACTGCAAATGGAAATTGCGCCACAGGAAGGTGAGGATCGGATTTGGTGGACCATTAACACAGGTGTGCCTGCGCATGTTGCCTTGGCCGGAGCCCGATAAGGCGAGTGACTACGCGCATGTGGTGTTTTCTGTCTCACCACACACATAGTTTGGTGGAGTGAAGATAATATCATTATTTAAGTTGGTGGTCATTCTCATAATTTATTTGCCATGCCATCAATTTTATTAATGTGTCACCTCAGATAAGGAGGATGAAAGTCTCACTGATCATGGCCTAAGGAACTAATTACCTTTCCATCGTAACTGGACTAATGATTAAAATTCTAAGGTTTTTTCTTCCCGTGGTAGCACTATACATTGGTGTCCATCAACTTAAAAGGATCCTTTGGAACAAAAAAAACAGATCCATTTTATCCTATAGCGAAATTTCCAAAATGTCCTATTGGAACGAGGGATTGCACCATGTGAATTCTTTAGAATTCTCATGAGATAcaaaaatccataggaatgttGCAGGAAAACTAACACATAAGGTTGTCATGAAAACTTTTATTTGCGTCTATCTTTCTCTTCAGATTTTTGTGTTTCTCCTATATTGCATCCAAATGCTATATTTAAAACTTTCCTGTCTTTTGAATTCTAGTAGGATTGCAAGTTCCACATCACAAAGCTTATGTTGATTTTTTGTTCGAAAGAGGCCTTAAAACATGTTTACATACGTTTCCTTTTGATAAAACCCCAAATGCAAGTTATATTAGTAGCAAAAAATTAACAAGCATGAACAATCACTACTACTGAACTGCCTGGTAGGAATTTGAACCAAGGCTACACAGCATCCGGGTACTACTCCCGGTTAAAAAACCGAGAAATAAATTGATCCTCACGCATGGTTTTCGTTCTCATGAACCGATAGTGACAAAACTATCAACTTCACTAGCGATTTGTACTACCAACCGGAGTAAATCACTTTCGACTTTAATGGTCTCCATGTTCCCTCCACGTGTTTGTACTTTGTTACCGAAAAAACTCCAAAAAGGATGTAACAAGATATTACTGGGAATCTGGTGGTAGTATTTCGTCTTTTCTCAAACTAATATAGGAACAATTGTGAAGCATGAGAAAAACATGGAATTTAAGGA from Panicum hallii strain FIL2 chromosome 3, PHallii_v3.1, whole genome shotgun sequence encodes:
- the LOC112885753 gene encoding chloroplast sensor kinase, chloroplastic isoform X2, with amino-acid sequence MILNAPLHLHRPCSPASRQPKPSVSSPTLIALPRGLLSRRACAHSSLRHVASPAEEEVPGDGKGGEEDENLGPASAAAVAAAIRRASNASPVRFRRMRLGETGEVPRGEDGGLAEPSADFRRLCAEQLEMFRVVVSRDAVLSVYVRPAGSYIMDQLELRRVALYPGINNVPERDTVVLVGNFSISAGLRAAEASLVKQQMEVITEFGAIVLPMVKHPFVVGFLVAELPELHGGRAINPHTADIQLPSSAFMDKSSEITAHTKFKAWDVQTSGDQSNNYSQLVNEWKNTAFMISRTLAMAYVMDQKAYMLQQTSWQNNIRMSGLVEQIRGPLSNIRALAKMLSVHLKRTEIPYDIIEDILIQGDHLKDALQQIQDAVYLTKANIVRSSEESSKKILGSPHPSRALSDYGSLHGNDSQEVDPVLALNSDEDDMVMPMPPLLLAPLQHQDARQTM